A region of Ferruginibacter albus DNA encodes the following proteins:
- a CDS encoding efflux RND transporter periplasmic adaptor subunit: MSKTVKWLLWGTIGLVVLLIVLKVVGAFGKDEGIKVTAEKVQRRSITEIVNASGKIYPEIEVKVSSDNSGEVTELNVQEGDTVKKGQVLARIYADVYSIQRNQAASGVLQSQAQVANSQAAIDALKAQQEQAQRTYDMQKKLYDEKVISTNEFNVADANLKSAIANYKAALQGIRSGQANVQSAQANLDKANKDLSRTTITAPMDGVVSLLNVKKGEKVVGNNLMAGTEMLRIADMSKIEVRVDVGESDIPKVHLGDSALVEVDAYNSRKFKGIVTQISSSNNGAATESSSTNSSTDVTNYKVYIRLLPESYTDLLGKGAFPFRPGMNASADIQTKTHTNVLSVPINAVTPREKNDSSVVGKKTTDNVVATSSTDDMELVVFVLNKEDNTVKKVKVKTDIQDINYIEITEGLKGDETVITGPYDVISKTLKPKDKVQVVDKNALYTAK; this comes from the coding sequence ATGAGTAAAACAGTTAAATGGCTTTTATGGGGAACGATAGGACTGGTTGTTCTATTGATCGTGTTGAAAGTAGTGGGTGCTTTTGGAAAAGATGAAGGCATTAAAGTAACTGCAGAAAAAGTGCAGCGGAGAAGTATAACTGAGATCGTAAATGCAAGCGGAAAAATTTATCCTGAAATAGAAGTAAAAGTAAGCTCGGATAATAGCGGAGAAGTAACAGAACTAAATGTACAGGAAGGTGATACGGTAAAGAAAGGACAGGTGCTGGCACGTATTTATGCGGATGTTTATTCTATTCAACGTAACCAGGCGGCAAGTGGTGTGTTGCAAAGCCAGGCACAGGTGGCAAACTCACAGGCAGCCATAGACGCATTGAAAGCGCAACAGGAGCAGGCACAGCGCACCTATGATATGCAAAAGAAATTGTACGATGAAAAAGTGATCAGCACCAATGAGTTTAATGTAGCGGATGCAAACTTAAAAAGCGCTATTGCTAACTATAAGGCGGCATTACAGGGTATTCGCAGCGGACAGGCAAATGTGCAGAGTGCGCAGGCTAACCTGGATAAGGCAAATAAAGATCTAAGTCGTACAACCATTACAGCACCAATGGATGGCGTAGTGAGCTTGTTAAATGTAAAAAAGGGAGAGAAGGTAGTAGGTAATAATCTAATGGCAGGCACCGAAATGTTGCGTATTGCTGATATGAGTAAGATAGAAGTAAGAGTGGATGTTGGGGAAAGTGATATTCCAAAAGTTCATTTAGGAGACAGCGCTCTGGTAGAAGTAGATGCCTACAACAGCAGAAAATTCAAAGGAATAGTAACGCAAATTTCAAGCAGTAATAATGGTGCTGCAACTGAAAGTTCATCCACCAATTCAAGTACGGATGTAACCAATTATAAAGTGTACATACGCTTGTTGCCGGAAAGCTATACGGATCTTCTTGGCAAAGGAGCTTTCCCTTTTAGACCGGGAATGAATGCCAGCGCCGATATACAAACCAAAACGCATACGAATGTATTAAGTGTTCCTATCAATGCCGTAACACCAAGAGAAAAAAACGATTCATCGGTTGTTGGTAAAAAAACAACGGATAATGTAGTAGCTACTTCATCCACCGATGATATGGAATTGGTTGTGTTTGTGTTAAATAAAGAAGACAATACGGTTAAAAAAGTAAAAGTAAAAACCGATATCCAGGATATTAATTATATAGAAATTACCGAAGGATTGAAAGGAGATGAAACCGTAATAACGGGTCCTTATGATGTAATAAGCAAAACATTGAAACCGAAAGATAAAGTTCAGGTAGTAGATAAAAACGCTTTATATACTGCAAAGTAG
- a CDS encoding T9SS type A sorting domain-containing protein: protein MHISFTKIFFAVVFVLTGSIVTAQNSILVNFGSNSCGLTTTPAFSLITQPLTPNASVITSCSLSQQMPDYFNVFIAYNPKDNKIYLCDIRSGISKVWMLDMGLPGDITCPPTIPLDPTYTYSYLPNNFEFDNSGNLWSFRNYDPTTGTAFIDQFDVTTGNVFSTRTIQFPPGNFPTDMGSGDITILPNGRMFATFGSFPSQLYEILNYNGTGNATANYLLTLPQNTFGISYLNGKLEITGTDNAFTCYYYEYDIFSNTLSDPLPFQNGQAPIDNTSISPAIGATKRLLNGQRIGTNAADLTYEIYVRNMGNVILNNINAVDDLGAAFGTANVSNVHVSFAPNGNFAGLTLNDNYNGTTNVNLLNTGQSLPNLTSDNKDYFFVVLLKCRVSNLILDTNHIYNNSAIASATVGNALSTINISDSSNNGAQDVIDPNANSYAGDPGENVPTPFSISALGGPLPVTFLNTTGTLINNDAVIKWNIATPVINAKQFWVEYSIDSRNWTALAPVAITDNNQSAYQFTHSDIPSGNIYYRVKEMDASGTIIYSSVILLNNVAKNKYIIYPNPANNYIIISSLLKGNCKAELFDAVGRKLFEKIITTSTTQINTTLLPDGNYLLRLWDNENAVTQKITVTH from the coding sequence ATGCATATATCTTTTACTAAAATTTTTTTTGCGGTTGTTTTTGTATTAACAGGGTCTATCGTTACTGCACAAAACTCCATATTGGTAAACTTTGGAAGTAATTCCTGTGGATTGACGACTACGCCTGCTTTTTCGCTGATCACGCAGCCACTTACCCCAAACGCTTCTGTGATTACTTCCTGCAGCCTTAGTCAGCAGATGCCGGATTACTTCAATGTCTTCATTGCATACAATCCAAAAGATAATAAGATCTATTTGTGCGATATACGATCCGGTATTTCTAAAGTATGGATGTTGGATATGGGATTACCGGGAGACATAACCTGTCCGCCAACAATTCCTTTAGACCCAACGTATACCTATTCTTATTTACCCAATAATTTTGAATTTGATAACAGTGGTAATTTATGGTCGTTTCGTAATTATGACCCAACCACCGGAACTGCTTTTATAGACCAGTTTGATGTGACCACCGGAAACGTTTTCTCTACCCGAACCATTCAATTTCCTCCGGGAAATTTTCCAACGGATATGGGCAGTGGCGATATTACCATTTTACCTAACGGAAGAATGTTTGCAACATTTGGTTCTTTTCCTTCGCAGCTGTACGAAATTTTAAATTACAATGGAACAGGCAATGCAACTGCTAATTATTTATTAACTCTTCCGCAAAATACGTTTGGTATTTCTTATTTAAATGGCAAACTGGAGATAACGGGAACGGATAATGCTTTTACCTGTTATTATTATGAATATGATATTTTCTCTAATACCTTAAGCGATCCTTTGCCTTTTCAAAACGGGCAGGCCCCTATTGATAATACGAGCATATCTCCCGCTATTGGTGCAACCAAGCGTTTATTAAATGGACAACGTATTGGTACAAACGCCGCTGATCTTACTTACGAAATTTATGTACGTAATATGGGGAATGTTATTTTAAATAATATAAATGCGGTGGATGATCTGGGTGCAGCTTTTGGCACTGCGAATGTTTCTAATGTGCATGTAAGCTTTGCTCCCAATGGAAATTTTGCGGGCTTAACCTTAAATGATAATTATAATGGGACTACGAATGTTAATTTGTTGAATACGGGGCAAAGCCTTCCGAATCTTACATCGGATAATAAAGATTATTTTTTTGTGGTGTTGCTGAAATGCCGGGTATCTAATTTGATCCTGGATACTAACCATATTTATAATAATTCTGCCATTGCTTCTGCAACAGTTGGCAATGCATTAAGTACAATAAATATTTCAGACTCTTCTAACAACGGTGCGCAGGATGTGATAGATCCTAATGCCAATAGCTATGCAGGCGACCCGGGAGAGAATGTGCCAACGCCTTTCTCAATATCAGCGTTGGGTGGCCCATTACCGGTTACATTTTTAAATACTACTGGTACGCTTATTAATAATGATGCGGTCATTAAATGGAATATTGCAACGCCGGTTATTAACGCAAAACAATTCTGGGTAGAGTACAGTATTGATTCAAGAAACTGGACTGCTTTAGCGCCAGTAGCCATTACGGATAATAACCAAAGTGCGTATCAATTTACACACAGCGATATTCCTTCGGGTAATATTTATTATCGTGTTAAAGAGATGGACGCAAGCGGAACGATAATTTACAGCAGTGTTATTTTATTAAATAATGTTGCCAAAAATAAGTATATCATTTATCCTAACCCTGCCAATAATTACATTATAATAAGCAGCTTATTAAAAGGAAATTGCAAAGCAGAATTATTCGATGCCGTTGGAAGAAAACTTTTTGAGAAAATAATAACAACATCAACCACGCAGATCAATACTACGCTTTTGCCTGATGGTAATTATTTGTTACGACTATGGGATAATGAAAATGCTGTTACACAAAAAATAACGGTAACGCATTAA
- a CDS encoding nucleotidyltransferase family protein: protein MKAMIFSAGLGTRFKPWTDKHPKALAIVNGKSLLQRNIEYLQQYGITEIVVNVHHFADQIIHSIKENKGWGSNIIISDETSEVLETGGGLLKARDLLKGNAPFITLNVDILTDLDLNKLLAFHQQHQPLISFGITDRVTSRNFLFDENNRLCGWCNTKTGEEKIAINKPNLQQKAYSCVVVFQPEIFSLIRQRGKFSLTQTYLDLAAEHLILGYDHSGDKLVDVGKPESVAKAEDLFI from the coding sequence ATGAAAGCAATGATTTTTTCTGCCGGGCTTGGCACTCGCTTTAAACCCTGGACAGACAAACATCCTAAAGCATTGGCAATTGTAAACGGCAAATCTCTTTTACAAAGAAATATTGAATACCTACAGCAATATGGCATTACGGAGATAGTAGTAAATGTGCATCATTTTGCCGACCAGATCATTCACTCAATAAAAGAAAATAAAGGTTGGGGAAGCAATATTATTATTAGTGATGAAACAAGCGAAGTATTGGAAACCGGTGGCGGCTTATTAAAAGCAAGAGATTTATTAAAAGGCAATGCTCCTTTTATAACATTGAATGTAGATATTCTTACAGATCTTGATTTAAATAAATTATTGGCGTTTCATCAACAACATCAACCATTAATTTCATTTGGAATAACCGATAGAGTAACGTCGCGTAATTTTTTATTTGATGAAAACAATCGTTTGTGTGGATGGTGCAATACTAAAACCGGCGAAGAAAAGATCGCCATTAATAAACCCAACCTTCAACAAAAAGCATATAGCTGCGTGGTTGTTTTTCAACCTGAAATATTTTCCTTGATCCGTCAGCGTGGTAAATTTTCTCTAACACAAACATATCTTGACCTGGCAGCAGAGCATCTTATTCTCGGCTATGATCATTCCGGTGACAAGTTGGTAGATGTTGGCAAGCCGGAAAGCGTAGCTAAAGCAGAAGATTTATTTATTTAA
- a CDS encoding RapZ C-terminal domain-containing protein: MQIIEEIKKLFQSYSSAAIVDIYKIPQSGSDREYFRIKTSVSNYIATYSNNIKENETFLYFSKHFTNAGAPVPEIYAISNEKTIYIQQDFGDVSLLNVLEDKGQSPEVYALFEKSLKALSLLQINGDKNLDYSKCITSKEFGKQAIISDLLYFKYYFLDTLKIPYDKEKLIDDFDALATYLSYADHKYFMFRDFQSRNIMVQNDEAYFIDFQGGMKGALQYDVASLLWQAKAELSDEWKNKLLQYYMNCVEEVLQTKIDKTRFESQYNGYVLIRLLQVLGAYGFRGLFERKAHFLISIPLALRNLKWFINNKHVGIALPEFERLLGLIVEEKLINHFETIKATDETPLIVHINSFSYKNGIPVDTSQNGGGFVFDCRGILNPGRIEAYKKQSGLDKEVKDYLEQETDMPAFLNSIYDLVDISVTDYIKRNFNSLQINFGCTGGQHRSVYASEALARHLKNKFKVKVILNHMNQINWKR, translated from the coding sequence ATGCAAATCATTGAAGAAATTAAAAAGCTTTTTCAATCGTATAGTTCCGCTGCTATTGTTGATATTTATAAAATTCCTCAATCAGGTAGCGATCGTGAATATTTCAGGATAAAGACCTCAGTCAGCAATTATATTGCTACCTATAGTAACAATATAAAAGAGAACGAAACTTTTTTATATTTCAGCAAACATTTTACAAATGCAGGTGCTCCGGTACCGGAGATATATGCAATCAGCAACGAAAAGACAATCTATATTCAACAGGATTTTGGAGATGTTTCTTTATTAAACGTGTTGGAAGACAAAGGGCAGTCGCCCGAAGTATATGCATTGTTTGAAAAGAGTTTAAAGGCGCTTTCTCTTTTACAGATCAACGGTGACAAAAATTTAGATTACAGTAAATGTATTACCAGCAAGGAATTTGGCAAACAAGCAATCATCAGCGACCTGCTTTATTTTAAATATTACTTTTTAGATACACTGAAAATTCCTTACGATAAGGAAAAACTAATAGATGATTTTGATGCTTTAGCTACTTATCTTTCATATGCTGATCATAAATATTTCATGTTTCGAGATTTTCAAAGCAGGAACATTATGGTGCAAAATGATGAAGCTTATTTTATCGATTTCCAGGGAGGAATGAAAGGTGCCCTTCAATATGATGTTGCTTCTTTGTTATGGCAGGCAAAGGCAGAATTAAGCGATGAATGGAAAAACAAGCTGTTACAGTATTACATGAATTGTGTGGAAGAAGTGTTGCAAACAAAAATTGATAAGACAAGATTTGAAAGTCAGTATAACGGCTATGTGCTAATACGCTTGTTACAGGTATTAGGTGCTTATGGCTTTCGTGGCTTGTTTGAACGTAAAGCACATTTTTTGATCAGCATTCCTTTAGCATTGCGAAATTTAAAATGGTTCATCAACAATAAACATGTAGGCATTGCATTGCCTGAGTTTGAAAGACTATTGGGATTGATTGTGGAAGAAAAACTGATCAACCATTTCGAAACCATTAAAGCAACGGATGAAACTCCTTTGATCGTTCATATCAACAGCTTCTCTTACAAAAATGGTATTCCCGTTGATACTTCACAAAATGGGGGTGGTTTTGTGTTTGATTGCAGGGGCATTTTAAATCCGGGAAGAATTGAAGCTTATAAAAAGCAATCAGGCTTAGATAAGGAAGTAAAAGATTATTTAGAGCAAGAAACAGATATGCCTGCTTTTCTAAACAGCATTTATGACCTGGTAGATATTTCTGTTACAGATTATATCAAGCGAAATTTCAATAGCCTGCAAATAAATTTTGGCTGTACCGGTGGGCAACACAGAAGTGTATATGCATCGGAAGCATTAGCAAGACATCTAAAAAACAAGTTCAAAGTAAAGGTCATTCTCAATCACATGAATCAAATAAATTGGAAGAGATGA
- a CDS encoding SRPBCC family protein, with translation MKHTQKIPISLNTAWSFFSKPENLKQIMPKDVKFNLISPVQGTPLHAGQIIEYKVKTKLGFHIPWVSEITEVEDKQYFIDEQKMGIFGLWQHQHFFVEIPGGVEMTDIITYKLRFGIVGQMAHKLFMKKRIEQIFYHRSKHIESMFGRFE, from the coding sequence TTGAAACATACTCAAAAAATACCAATTAGCCTGAACACAGCATGGAGCTTTTTCAGCAAGCCTGAAAATTTAAAGCAAATAATGCCTAAAGATGTTAAGTTCAATTTAATATCTCCTGTACAGGGCACTCCCCTCCATGCAGGACAAATAATAGAGTATAAGGTAAAAACAAAATTGGGTTTTCATATTCCATGGGTGAGTGAAATAACTGAGGTAGAGGATAAGCAATATTTTATTGATGAACAAAAAATGGGGATTTTTGGGTTATGGCAACATCAGCATTTTTTTGTTGAAATTCCCGGCGGTGTAGAGATGACAGATATTATTACCTATAAACTTCGATTTGGCATAGTAGGACAGATGGCTCATAAGCTCTTCATGAAAAAAAGAATAGAACAAATTTTTTATCATCGTTCAAAACATATAGAAAGCATGTTTGGAAGATTTGAGTAA
- a CDS encoding ATP-dependent DNA helicase has product MPSYREVLQQKFSEEYDKLNLQQRKAVDTIEGPVMVIAGPGTGKTQILAARIGKILLETDALPENILCLTYTDAGTIAMRKRLVQFIGADAYKVNIYTFHAFCNDVIQENLSLFEKTSLDPVSELERIELFKKLIDAFPKNHLLKRYRGDVYFEINNLQQLFSSMKREGWLPQFINSKIDEYINDLPLRDEYIAKRATKEFKKGDVRTDKIEEEKERMEKLRSAVNEFENYQKLLRQHSRYDFDDMINWVIKAFEENKNLLANYQEKFQYILVDEYQDTSGTQNKLVQLLISYWEKPNVFVVGDDDQSIYRFQGANVENMLEFANNYSKDLLTVVLSSNYRSTQPILDISKTLINKNEERLVKQIEGLSKELLSSNKKINHLTNQPQIREYKSVKEEMAGITNEIETLIQQGVSAGKIAVIYKENKYGLELTRYLQLKNIAVYSKRSINILEDPFINKILQLLRYLNAEHDIPYGGDEMLFEILHYDFYKIPPIEIAKLTVEVNSKKYNGELTSIRKLLNEKANTPAKTLFDVGLNENLKNISIVLEGLIADVPNVTLQQLFENVVTKANILSYIMQSDKKIALLQLLTALFDFIKEETSRNPTLNLEGLINIIDLMEKEGLPLPMIRISGSDKGVNLLTAHGSKGLEFEYVFFAGCNSSSWEKKRKPGGGYKFPDTIFSLQPTKNLEEEELRRLFYVALTRAEKHLFISYSKFRNDGREIEPSMFIAEILEEHALPIETINLTTEELATFELLNFTAQAPEIDKAEEDFIDSLLEKFVMNVTALNNYLKCPLEFYYKNLIRIPSGKSEATEFGSAVHHALEKLFRKMQEGKKDTFPPKEELIMDFQWYMHRHRENFTKEAFDRRMEYGDEVLSNYYDKYVNTWNKIVTVERNIRNVTNGVPIKGKLDKLEFNGKEVNVVDYKTGDIDKAKPKLQAPNDKEPNGGDYWRQAVFYKILVDNYEQKDWKVVSTEFDFIEPDKKKEYQKAKIVINPNDITTVTQQIAEVWQKIQERDFYTGCGKEDCHWCNFVKENQLAVKLHELTEEEAGEF; this is encoded by the coding sequence ATGCCATCTTATAGAGAAGTCTTGCAACAAAAATTTTCAGAAGAATATGATAAACTGAATCTTCAGCAACGAAAAGCTGTGGATACTATTGAAGGTCCTGTTATGGTTATTGCCGGGCCGGGTACAGGTAAAACTCAAATTTTAGCAGCACGTATTGGCAAGATTTTATTAGAGACAGACGCCTTGCCGGAAAATATTCTCTGTCTTACATATACAGATGCAGGCACTATTGCTATGCGAAAGCGCCTGGTGCAATTCATTGGGGCCGACGCCTACAAAGTGAACATCTATACTTTTCATGCTTTTTGTAATGATGTAATTCAGGAAAATTTATCGCTGTTTGAAAAAACTTCTTTAGATCCTGTTTCCGAATTAGAACGAATAGAGTTGTTTAAAAAATTGATAGATGCTTTCCCCAAAAACCATTTGCTGAAAAGATACAGAGGCGATGTTTATTTTGAGATAAACAATTTACAGCAATTGTTTTCATCGATGAAACGAGAAGGTTGGCTTCCGCAATTTATTAATTCAAAGATCGATGAATACATAAATGACCTGCCTTTGCGTGATGAATACATTGCCAAACGTGCAACCAAAGAATTTAAAAAAGGCGATGTGCGTACTGATAAGATAGAAGAAGAGAAAGAGCGAATGGAAAAACTGCGTTCAGCCGTAAATGAATTTGAGAACTACCAAAAGTTATTGCGCCAACATAGTCGTTATGATTTTGATGACATGATCAATTGGGTGATAAAAGCTTTTGAAGAAAACAAAAACCTGTTAGCCAATTACCAGGAAAAATTTCAATACATTTTGGTAGATGAATACCAGGATACAAGCGGCACGCAAAATAAATTGGTGCAATTGCTCATTAGCTATTGGGAAAAACCGAATGTGTTTGTTGTAGGTGATGATGATCAAAGTATCTATCGCTTTCAGGGAGCGAACGTGGAGAACATGCTGGAATTTGCGAATAATTATTCCAAAGATCTATTAACGGTAGTGTTGAGTAGTAACTATCGTTCTACACAACCAATACTGGATATTTCCAAAACACTCATCAACAAAAACGAAGAAAGATTAGTTAAGCAAATAGAAGGGTTGAGCAAAGAGCTGTTATCATCTAACAAAAAAATAAATCACTTAACCAATCAACCGCAAATAAGGGAGTATAAGTCTGTAAAAGAAGAAATGGCCGGCATTACCAATGAGATTGAGACACTGATTCAGCAAGGAGTTTCAGCTGGTAAAATAGCTGTTATCTACAAAGAAAATAAGTATGGATTAGAGCTTACCCGTTATCTACAATTAAAAAATATTGCAGTTTACAGTAAGCGAAGCATCAATATTTTAGAAGATCCTTTTATCAATAAAATTCTTCAATTGCTGCGTTACTTAAATGCAGAACATGATATTCCTTACGGCGGAGATGAGATGTTGTTTGAGATTCTGCATTACGATTTTTATAAAATCCCTCCGATAGAAATTGCAAAATTGACAGTTGAGGTCAACTCAAAAAAATATAACGGCGAACTAACATCTATCCGGAAATTATTAAACGAAAAAGCAAACACACCTGCTAAAACCTTGTTTGATGTTGGACTAAATGAAAATTTAAAAAACATAAGTATTGTTTTAGAAGGTTTAATTGCAGATGTTCCCAATGTTACATTACAGCAGCTTTTTGAAAATGTGGTTACCAAGGCAAACATACTTTCTTACATAATGCAGAGTGATAAAAAAATAGCATTGCTGCAATTGCTTACTGCATTATTTGATTTTATTAAAGAAGAAACAAGCCGCAATCCAACGTTGAATTTAGAAGGACTGATCAATATCATTGATCTAATGGAAAAAGAAGGTTTGCCATTACCAATGATAAGAATCTCCGGAAGCGATAAAGGCGTGAACCTATTGACAGCACACGGTTCCAAAGGATTGGAGTTTGAATATGTTTTCTTTGCCGGATGTAATTCATCAAGCTGGGAAAAGAAAAGAAAACCCGGTGGCGGCTATAAGTTCCCAGATACTATTTTCTCTTTACAACCAACAAAAAATTTGGAAGAAGAAGAATTGAGACGCTTGTTTTATGTGGCGCTTACAAGGGCTGAAAAACATCTATTCATTTCTTATTCAAAATTTAGAAATGATGGAAGAGAAATAGAACCCTCTATGTTTATAGCAGAGATTTTGGAAGAGCATGCTTTACCCATAGAAACAATTAACTTGACAACTGAAGAATTGGCAACTTTTGAATTGCTGAATTTTACAGCACAAGCGCCGGAAATTGATAAGGCTGAAGAAGATTTTATCGACAGCTTACTGGAAAAGTTTGTAATGAATGTTACGGCGTTGAATAATTATTTAAAATGCCCTTTAGAGTTTTATTATAAAAATCTAATCCGCATTCCTTCCGGCAAATCAGAAGCAACAGAATTTGGAAGCGCCGTGCATCATGCGCTGGAAAAGCTTTTCCGAAAAATGCAGGAAGGGAAAAAAGATACCTTCCCTCCAAAGGAAGAATTAATAATGGACTTTCAATGGTATATGCATCGGCACAGAGAAAACTTTACCAAGGAAGCTTTTGACAGAAGAATGGAATATGGTGATGAAGTGCTGAGTAATTATTACGATAAATATGTAAACACCTGGAACAAAATTGTAACGGTAGAACGTAATATCAGGAATGTAACAAACGGCGTTCCTATAAAAGGTAAATTGGATAAACTAGAATTCAATGGAAAAGAAGTAAATGTAGTGGATTATAAAACCGGCGATATTGATAAAGCAAAACCCAAGCTACAAGCGCCGAATGATAAAGAACCCAATGGTGGCGATTATTGGCGGCAGGCAGTCTTCTATAAGATCCTTGTAGATAATTATGAACAAAAAGACTGGAAAGTAGTAAGTACAGAATTTGATTTTATAGAACCGGACAAAAAGAAAGAATATCAAAAGGCAAAGATTGTAATTAATCCAAATGATATTACTACGGTAACGCAGCAGATCGCAGAAGTATGGCAGAAAATCCAGGAAAGAGATTTTTATACCGGATGCGGAAAAGAAGATTGTCATTGGTGCAATTTTGTAAAGGAAAATCAACTCGCAGTAAAATTGCATGAACTGACAGAGGAAGAGGCTGGAGAGTTTTAA
- a CDS encoding Ig-like domain-containing protein, whose amino-acid sequence MKSLKAIFYFVFLAAITSVYTMISPGCAQIGSPTGGPKDSIPPVLLKAVPQNKSTNFSGNKITLTFNEYINLDNVQNSLLVSPYPKTAPVLSFKLNTVTIKIKDTLKPNTTYTINLGDAIKDINENNPLKNFSYVFATGPVLDSLMLKGRAVLAETGKTDSTMLALLYRNANDSSVKKRKPDYLTRIASDGSFTFYNLPADTFALYILKDEDGSKTYNSEYEAFAFIDHNVFPSLSPVSDTLYAYAEKKEDKKKPATAATQGKPDKKFRFANPITGKQGLLDSIKITFNRTLKKYDPEKIILTDTLYEPIKTEQVLDSTRKILTIANTNKWKEDYDYKLIIAKDAATDSSDNELPKTDTISFKTKSATDYGTLLFRFSNIDASKHPVLLLLKDDNLIKSIPITGAQWSDKLFEPGDYELRILFDRNDNGKWDPGDYSKKLQPERVITLDKKLTIKANWDNERDIKL is encoded by the coding sequence ATGAAATCGCTTAAAGCAATTTTTTACTTTGTTTTTCTTGCTGCTATTACGTCCGTTTATACAATGATAAGTCCCGGCTGTGCCCAGATCGGCTCACCAACCGGCGGACCAAAAGATAGCATACCTCCTGTTTTATTAAAAGCAGTCCCCCAAAACAAAAGCACTAATTTTTCAGGCAATAAGATCACGCTTACATTCAACGAGTATATAAACCTGGATAATGTTCAAAACAGCTTGTTAGTATCACCTTATCCAAAAACAGCTCCTGTACTAAGTTTTAAGCTGAACACGGTTACAATAAAAATAAAGGATACGCTAAAACCCAATACAACTTATACCATCAATTTGGGTGATGCTATTAAAGATATAAATGAAAACAATCCATTGAAAAATTTTAGTTATGTTTTTGCTACCGGCCCGGTGTTGGACTCATTAATGTTAAAAGGCAGAGCGGTCCTTGCAGAAACGGGCAAAACAGATAGTACCATGTTAGCGTTATTGTATCGCAATGCAAACGATTCGTCTGTTAAAAAAAGAAAGCCTGATTATTTAACACGCATAGCGAGCGATGGCAGCTTTACATTTTACAACCTGCCCGCAGATACTTTTGCTCTATATATTTTGAAAGATGAAGATGGCAGCAAAACCTATAACTCCGAGTACGAGGCTTTTGCATTTATCGATCACAATGTATTTCCATCATTATCACCTGTAAGTGATACATTATATGCGTATGCAGAGAAGAAAGAAGACAAGAAAAAGCCTGCTACTGCTGCAACACAAGGCAAGCCCGATAAAAAATTCCGCTTTGCAAATCCAATAACCGGTAAGCAGGGATTACTTGATTCAATAAAGATCACGTTTAACCGCACCTTAAAAAAATACGATCCCGAAAAGATCATTTTAACTGATACCCTTTATGAGCCTATTAAAACAGAACAAGTATTAGACAGTACAAGAAAAATTCTCACCATTGCAAATACAAATAAATGGAAAGAAGATTACGACTATAAATTAATAATAGCAAAAGATGCTGCTACGGATTCTTCCGACAACGAATTGCCTAAAACAGATACAATTTCTTTTAAAACAAAATCAGCAACGGATTACGGAACATTATTATTTCGTTTCAGCAACATAGATGCATCTAAACATCCGGTATTATTGTTACTAAAGGATGATAACCTCATCAAATCAATTCCTATTACCGGGGCACAATGGAGTGACAAGCTTTTTGAACCCGGCGATTACGAATTAAGAATATTATTTGACAGAAATGATAATGGCAAATGGGATCCGGGGGACTATTCAAAAAAATTACAACCCGAAAGAGTAATCACTTTAGACAAAAAACTCACTATTAAAGCCAATTGGGATAATGAGCGGGATATTAAATTATAA